One genomic region from Pseudomonas sp. R5-89-07 encodes:
- a CDS encoding LysR family transcriptional regulator: MYEALGDLSLDLLRAFEAAARQRSFTGAAMELGTTQPAISQQIKRLEEQLAIRLFDRIYRGIELTDAGALLFEQVQAGLQTINLGLSTVTQQDQHEVLQVATDFAFAAYWLMPRLHRFHEANPQVDVSLVTSERNHASLRSDIDVAVLFGDGRFKQGDSLWLFNEEVFPVCSPQWLKHQTTPLTVQSLPDYPLLHLRQENNSQWFDWAGVFRELGISAAPTPGQLRFDNYTLLIQAAIAGQGVAIGWRHLVDNLLEQDWLCRPISDTVVSRFGYYVVQPQRKRRGQLVERFVEWLVAEQASSAQSLTGLALPSIAV; the protein is encoded by the coding sequence ATGTATGAAGCGCTCGGTGACCTGTCCCTCGATCTGCTGCGAGCGTTTGAAGCGGCTGCGCGCCAGCGCAGTTTCACGGGCGCCGCGATGGAGCTGGGCACCACCCAACCGGCCATCAGCCAGCAGATCAAACGTCTGGAAGAGCAGTTGGCGATCCGCTTGTTCGACCGTATCTACCGTGGCATCGAATTGACCGATGCGGGCGCCCTGCTGTTCGAACAGGTTCAAGCCGGCCTGCAAACCATCAACCTGGGCCTGAGCACAGTCACCCAACAGGACCAGCACGAAGTGCTGCAAGTGGCCACCGACTTTGCCTTCGCCGCCTACTGGCTGATGCCGCGCCTGCATCGCTTCCATGAGGCCAACCCGCAGGTCGACGTCAGCCTGGTGACCAGCGAGCGCAACCACGCCAGCCTGCGCAGCGACATCGACGTGGCGGTGCTGTTTGGCGATGGGCGCTTCAAGCAGGGCGACAGCCTGTGGCTGTTCAACGAAGAAGTCTTCCCGGTGTGCAGCCCGCAGTGGCTCAAGCACCAAACCACGCCGCTGACGGTGCAGAGCCTGCCGGACTATCCCTTGCTGCACTTGCGCCAGGAAAACAACAGCCAGTGGTTCGACTGGGCCGGTGTATTCCGCGAGCTGGGTATCAGCGCCGCGCCCACGCCTGGGCAATTGCGTTTCGACAATTACACCCTGCTGATCCAGGCGGCGATTGCCGGCCAGGGCGTCGCCATCGGCTGGCGCCACCTGGTGGACAATCTGCTGGAGCAAGACTGGTTGTGCAGGCCGATCAGCGACACGGTGGTCTCGCGTTTCGGCTATTACGTGGTGCAACCCCAGCGCAAGCGTCGCGGGCAGTTGGTCGAGCGCTTCGTCGAGTGGCTGGTGGCGGAGCAGGCCAGCAGCGCGCAGTCACTGACCGG